The following are from one region of the Centropristis striata isolate RG_2023a ecotype Rhode Island chromosome 19, C.striata_1.0, whole genome shotgun sequence genome:
- the LOC131992878 gene encoding gastrula zinc finger protein XlCGF17.1-like, with the protein MAAGRRKGHRTSLMDASLNPNPLSCEIKEEQVEVCTSQEGEQQEVKQEAEAVMVTPPCEVSEDQSLGDSGSTRNTEPRPEESPSETGSAKTPSLCDTCGKAFKFKSQLKKHERIHTGEKPYGCPDCEKTFRCSSDLKMHTRSVHTRERNFFCQTCGKSFVRCNELTVHTRVHTGEKPFSCKACGKDFRRSCHLTAHMRVHTGQRPFSCSHCGEEFRRSDQLKVHMRSHTGEKPFCCSACGKDFRRNDELKHHMRSHSEEAKPFVCLTCGKGFGYSSGLLVHMRTHSGEPRPFSCGTCGRAFRHNCELIIHMRTHTGEKPFLCTTCGKRYHEKSKLKRHMKIH; encoded by the coding sequence ATTAAAGAGGAGCAGGTGGAGGTCTGCaccagtcaggagggagagcagcaggaggtgaaGCAGGAGGCTGAAGCCGTCATGGTGACTCCTCCATGTGAAGTCAGTGAAGATCAGAGTCTGGGAGACTCGGGATCCACTAGAAACACAGAACCCAGACCAGAGGAGAGTCCCAGTGAGACTGGATCAGCTAAGACTCCGTCCCTGTGTGACACCTGTGGGAAAGCCTTCAAGTTTAAGTCCCAGCTGAAGAAACACGAGCGGATCCACACCGGGGAGAAGCCGTACGGCTGTCCGGACTGTGAGAAGACGTTCAGGTGCAGCAGCGACCTGAAGATGCACACGAGGAGCGTCCACACCCGCGAGAGGAACTTCTTCTGCCAGACCTGCGGGAAAAGCTTCGTGCGCTGCAACGAGCTGACGGTGCACACGAGGGTCCACACGGGGGAGAAACCCTTCAGCTGTAAAGCCTGCGGGAAGGACTTCAGACGCAGCTGCCACCTGACGGCCCACATGAGGGTCCACACGGGCCAGAGACCCTTCAGCTGCTCCCACTGCGGAGAAGAGTTCAGACGCAGCGACCAGCTGAAGGTCCACATGAGGAGCCACACCGGGGAGAAACCCTTCTGCTGCTCCGCCTGCGGGAAAGACTTCAGACGCAACGACGAGCTGAAGCACCACATGAGGAGCCACTCGGAGGAGGCCAAGCCCTTCGTCTGCCTCACCTGTGGGAAAGGCTTCGGATACAGCAGCGGCCTGCTGGTTCACATGAGAACCCACTCAGGAGAACCCAGACCGTTCTCCTGTGGAACCTGCGGCAGAGCCTTCAGACACAACTGTGAGCTGATCATCCACATGAGGACGCACACCGGGGAGAAACCCTTCCTCTGCACCACCTGCGGGAAGAGATACCACGAGAAGTCCAAACTGAAACGCCACATGAAGATCCACTAG